The following DNA comes from Hahella chejuensis KCTC 2396.
ACGACTTCATACAGCGCCTTGGCGCGGGCGTGCTTCTCCGCATCTGCGATGCGATCGGCAGTGCTGACTTGAGTGACTGCGATTAAACCGGCGGTCACCACGGCGAATATCGCGAGTCCAATACCGCCCCGAAGAATGGATGCCTGTAATGCGTTCATGGGCGTCTCCTAATCCTGTTTCACGCCGCGACGGGCTTTGCGATGTCCGTACGTGCGGGGTTGAGTGTAGTAGTCCAGAAACGGCGCAGCGAAGTTCATCAATAATACGGCGAACGCCACGGCGTCCGGATAGTTGCCCCAGGTGCGGATCAGGTAAGTCAGTATACCGACGCCGGCGCCGTAATAGAGCTTGCCAAGCTTGCTGGTGGCGGCGGAAACCGGGTCGGTGGCGATGAAAAACGCGCCCAGCATGGTGGCGCCGGCGAGTAAATGCAGTTGCAACGGCGCGTATTTATCTTCGTCCCAACCCAGCAGCAGAGAGCACAGCGCCAGGGCGGCGAGCATGCTGACCGGGATATGCCAGGTGATGATCTTGCGCCAGATGAGCAGCAGTCCTCCGGCGAGAAACGCCAGATTGACCCACTCCCACCCCAGCGCCGTGCGCGCGCCGAAGACGGGGAGGGCGAACACTGTCTCTGCTGTGCCGGCGACGATCTCATGTTTGTAAGTGTCCAGGGGAGTGGCCATGGTGTAGCCGTCCACGCCGATGTCCGCATTCCAAAAGATGCGCGCGAAGGCTTCCAGGAAGCCTGGAATTTCCGCCAGAGGCCGGGGCGTCGCCCAGTTAGTGGTCATTGCGACCGGAAACGACACCAGCAGCAGTGCGTAACCCACCATGGCGGGGTTGAACGGATTGTTGCCCAGGCCGCCGTAAATCTGTTTGGCGAAAATGATGGCGAACGCCGTCCCGACGAATGTCACCCACCATGGAGCGTAAGGCGGTAAAGCAAGACCCAGCAGCACCCCAGTGAGAACGGCGCTGTAATCCCGTAGATAAAAGGCCAGAGGTCGTTTGCGCAATGTCAGCACAAAGGCCTCCGCCGCCACGGCGGTCAATGAAGCCAGTACGACGTTGATCAGGGTTCCCCAGCCAAAGAACCAGGTCATGGTCAGCAATCCGGGCACGGTGGCCAGGATCACCCACTGCATGATGGCGGTGGTGCGCGCAGGGCCTTTCAAGTGGGGGGAGGTGATGCGAAGAAATGCCATGGGTTAAGCGCCCGCTCCGTCTGTACTGGTCTGGTTTGCAATCGCGTCGCCGCGGGCTTCGTTTAGCGCGGAACGAGCGGCTTCGACCCGGTCCTGGTTCTTTTCCACCGCTCTGGAGAGCTTCGCCACTTTCGCCTCGTCCACGGGGGATTCCTGTTGGGCTTCGTTGAGCATGTTCTGCATCATGGCGAGTTTATCCTGCGCTTTCTCCAGGGCGGAGGTCAGAGCCTCGATCTCCTCTGGCGACGCCGCTTTGACGCCGGAGCTGGCGGCTTGAGTCTGGGCTTCTTCCAGCGTTTTTTGCGCTGCGGCCAAACGGTCCTGATTCTTTTCCACCGCGCGCTGCAATTTGGCGATTTTGGCGTCGTCCGCCGGCTGTTCCGCTTTGGCGTCGTCCAGCATGCCTTGCATCATGCTCAACTTGTCGCGGGCTTTATCCACCTGAGAAGTCAGTTCTTCCAGGTTGGGCTCCCGCGGCTTATCGGTTGCTTTATCAGTCGGTGCTGACTCTGCTTCCAACTCCGCCAGCTTCGCCTTGGTTTTCTCCATGGTTTCGGTCAGTTGCGCCGCCCGCTGCGGGTCCGTTTCGCGACAGGCTTCTATCGCTTGCGTCAGAGTCTTTATCTTGTCCCGGGTGCGGGCGATCGCGCGCGCTTGTTGCTCTGGGTCCGTCGCCTGTGTCGCAGGCGCTGCGTTTGAGGCGGCAGGCGTCGCTGGCGCGGAGTTCTGAGCGTCGTGATGCGCTTTTTCCGCCACCGCCAAACGTTCCTCGTTTTTCGCGATCGCGTTGCGCAGCTTTTCCTGCATGGCCGCATTGGCCCCGTCGGCTTCCGCCAGCGTCTCGCGCACTTTTTCCAGCTTCTCCCTGGCCTTGTCCACATTGGTCTGCAGTTCGGCGATATTGACTTGGGGTTGGACGGGCGCCGGTGAGCGTTTGGCCTGGGCTCGCTTGATGGCGGCTTCTATCGCCGCTTTCTTTGGATCTACATCCGCCGGCGCGTCCTGTTGTTGGGCCGCTTTCTCCGCCTGGGCTTTTGCGGCGGCTTCCGCACGGGCCTTGCGCCTGGCTTCTTTCTCTT
Coding sequences within:
- the rsxD gene encoding electron transport complex subunit RsxD, with product MAFLRITSPHLKGPARTTAIMQWVILATVPGLLTMTWFFGWGTLINVVLASLTAVAAEAFVLTLRKRPLAFYLRDYSAVLTGVLLGLALPPYAPWWVTFVGTAFAIIFAKQIYGGLGNNPFNPAMVGYALLLVSFPVAMTTNWATPRPLAEIPGFLEAFARIFWNADIGVDGYTMATPLDTYKHEIVAGTAETVFALPVFGARTALGWEWVNLAFLAGGLLLIWRKIITWHIPVSMLAALALCSLLLGWDEDKYAPLQLHLLAGATMLGAFFIATDPVSAATSKLGKLYYGAGVGILTYLIRTWGNYPDAVAFAVLLMNFAAPFLDYYTQPRTYGHRKARRGVKQD